A stretch of DNA from Sphingopyxis sp. MWB1:
TCGAGCAGCTTGGCATCGCGCCAATAGCGTTCGACCGGCCAATCCTTTGTATAGCCCGCGCCGCCCAGCGCCTGAATCGCTTCGCCCGCGACTTTCACCGCGCTCTCGCTCGCGAGCAAGATCGCGCCCGCCGCGTCAAAGCGTGTCGTCTGGCCAGCATCGCAAGCCTTGGCGACATTATAGACATAGGAGCGCGCCGACTGGAGCATGACATACATGTCGGCGATCTTCGCCTGCATCAGCTGGAAGGAGCCGATGGGTTTTCCAAACTGTTTGCGCTCGCGCACATAGGGGATGACCGTATCGAGACACGCCTGCATGATGCCAAGCTGAAGCCCGGCAAGCACGACCCGCTCATAATCGAGCCCCGACATCAGCACGCCGACGCCGCCATTTTCGGGGCCCATCACCTGTTCTTCGGACACTTCGCAATCGGTGAAGACCAGTTCGGCGGTCGGGGAACCGCGCATCCCCACCTTGTCGATCTTTTGCCCGATGCTGAACCCCGGCATATCCTTTTCGATCAGAAAGGCGGTGATGCCGCGCGATCCCGCTTCGGGCGAGGTTTTGGCATAGACAACCAGCGTGTCAGCATGGCCCGCATTGGTGATCCAGAACTTCGTGCCGTTGAGGACGTAACCGCTGCCCTTCTTCTCGGCTTTCAGCTTCATCGACACAACGTCGCTGCCCGCGCCGGCTTCCGACATGGCGAGGCTGCCGACATGTTCGCCCGAAATCAGCTTGGGGAGATATTTCGCCTTCTGTTCGGCACTGCCCCAGCGGCGGATCTGATTGACGCAGAGGTTCGAATGCGCGCCATAAGACAGGCCGATCGCGGCGCTCGCCCGGCTGACTTCCTCGACCGCGATGACATGCTCCAGATAGCCGAGGCCAAGGCCGCCCCATTCCTCCTCGACGGTGATGCCATGGAGGCCGAGCGCGCCCATCTGCGTCCACAGCTCGTTGCGCGGGAACCAGTCGTCGGCATCGGTCTTTGCCGCGAGCGGAGCAATTTGCTCATCGGCAAAGCGGGCGGTGGTTTCGCGGATCATGTCGGCGGTTTCGCCGAGCGCAAAGTCGAAATCGGGGGTTGCGCGCATCGAACACCTGTTCTGTTGGAAAGAGAAGTTATCCCCCTTTTGCCAGAAATGCCGGTAACTGAAAAATTGAAAACAACCGGCCCTTCATATAGATTTTATCTATGATAAAGCGTTCTCACATTCATGCCTTCCTCGCGGTAGTGGAAGCAGGCAGCTTCACCCATGCCGCCACCCGTGTGCGCGTGACGCAGCCCACGCTGTCTGCCGCTATTGCCGATCTGGAACGGCTGGTGGGGGCCATATTATTTATCCGCAACCGGCGGCAGGTGCGTCTGACCGAGGCTGGGGGGCGTTTTCTTCCCATTGCGCGGGAGCTGGAGCGTGGCTTTCGCTCCGCCGATGCCTTTGGCCGGGATGGCGGCGATGATTGGCCGACGCTGAAGCTGGGAGCGATCCGGTCGGTGTCAGGCGAAATGCTGCAATCATTGGCTGAAAAATTGGCAGATGATTTCGGCATTGAATTGATCGAGGGGAGCGATTCGGAGCTGCGGGCAGCCCTGGGCAATGGACGGATCCATGCAGCTCTAACCCTCTTGCGTCCGGGGGAAGCGGGGCCGCAAATAAAGCCACTGATTGCTGAGCCCTATGTGATGCTGGTCGCGGCCGGGCATCGACTGGCGGGGGGAGGCGAGGTGGCGCCCGATGAACTGGCGGCCGAGACAATGATTGCCCGCCGCTCTTGCGAGTTGCTCGACGTAACGAGCCGCTTTTTTACGCGGCACGGTGTGCGCCCCCGCTTTGCCCTGCGAAGTGAAAGCGACGATCGCTGTCTGCGCATGGTGGCGGCGGGTGTGGGGATCACGACCGCTCCGCTCTCCCTGGCCATTGATGGGACGGTTGCAGTACGCGTGAGGGGATATGATTATAGTCGGCATCTCGGCTTGCTCATCGACCCAAATTGGTTGAGCGAAACGGAGGGGGGTGCGCGCCTGGAGAAATTCCAAACGGCATGGCTGGCGGCGCTCTCTTCCCTTGAGTTAAGAAAAACTAACGGCCTGTAACGAGGCGTTCAGCCGAATAGCGGTGGAATGACGTCATATTATATGGCGGATTCTTCTGGGCTTTTTCTCTCTCATGACCTCACCGCAGAGAGGATGCCTCTGCGCCGTCGCTTGATTTCAATCCCCGATGCTCTATGCCCTGAACTGTGCAAGGCGATCCTGACAATCAAGGCGATCTTCTGTCGGCCGTGCAGATCGAAACCTTGCGCCATGTATTCGAGCACAAGAATTCCAAGCAAATTGCCCGTATCATGGGTGTCTCACCCCATACGGTGGATGAGCGTATCAGGCGGTCGTTAAAAAAACTTAACGTTTCGAACCGGGTAGAAGCTGCAAAATTGCTCGCAGCCCGTGGTATATTCGACCATGTTACCCCCTATCAGCCTTTGACATATCAATCGCTTGAGCTTGGCGGTTCGACCAACCCCGTCGATCCCACGGCCCGACGCGGTTCGTTGCGGCGAATTTTCGATATTGGAGCGCCCTTTCCAACTGCGTCGCAGCCGGCCAACCGGCATGGATTGATGGAAAGGATTATCTGGCCGATTCTGATCGCTCTCGCGACCATATTGGCCTTTTCCGCCCTCTATTCGATCCTGATCGGTCTTGGCCGGGTCCTGGCCTGATGGTTGATGCCAAAAGGTTGACGCCAAAAGGTTGACGAATGTCGAGGGAGGGAACCCGGGGCATTCTCTATTGAAGGGAATAGACGATGCTGAACCAACGTCTGAACGCCGCGAAGAAAATTGCGAGCGAATTGCACGATGCTGAAGATGCTGTGGATGAAGTCATGATCCGCATCGCCCGTTTGGCGGCGACGCTGCCCGCTGCCCGGCGCGATACCAATATGTCAGCGCTTGTCGGTCAGGATGCGATGGCTAAGATCACCCGGGCCCTGGCTGCGACGGGCGAGGTGCGACAACTTCTTACCGACGCGCATATCGCGCTGACGGTTACCCAAAAGGAAATCGGTCTGGGGGCACGGATGTTCGGGGCCGGGGTCAAGCCGCCTGCATCGGCGCAACTCGCTGAAAATGGTGAGGCTAATGTTGTTGCCGGAGCCTTTGCCCAGGCAAGCTGAGCCACCGGGGGATATCGGCTCATGGCAACCATTGCGATTTACTATCTCGTTCTGCTGATCACAGTGGCCGTCGCGATATTTCGCGGCGGCCAACTGGAGCGATGGGCCGCTTATACGGCGCTTGCCGCTTCCCTCGCCACCACTTTGCTGGAGCCAGCTCCTGCCTGGACCAATGTCGAGATTGACATTTTCATAATCGACATTCTGGTTTTGCTGGTCTTTTGGGCAATTGCGCTGAAGACGCAGCGTTTCTGGCCCTATTGGATCACGGGATGGCAGTTGATCTCTATTTTCGGCCATGTTCAAAAAATGATGTTTTCTGAAATCTTGGCCCAGCCTTACGCTCTACTTTCCATGTATATTTCCTATCCCATCCTTCTGGTCATTCTTTACGCCTCGGGATCGACCCGAAAAGTGGAGCGGCTGGCATAGCGAGGGGTTTGGCCAAAGGGGGCCATGGTCATGACGCAATTTAGCAGAAACACAGCATTGGAACCGCAGGTCGAACAACTCGATTCCCTGCGCGCCCGGCGGGAGGCGGTGGCAGAGGCGGTGGCGGAGGCGCGGCTGATCGGTTCCATCCCCACCGACCCTTTGTGCAACAATCTTATCGATCAGCTCAGCCTGTGTATCGAAATGCGCCGTTTGCGGAAAAGCCATTTTGGTCCCATCGCGTTGACCGGGCCGACCTGGGATATGATGCTGGACCTTATGCTTGCCGTTAGCCGTGACCGGGATCTGAGCGCGAGCGACCTCGCGACGGGGGCGAATGTTCCGCTTTCTTCCGGCTTGCGGATGATCGCTACATTGGAACAGGCAAATCTGGTCCGGCGCTTCATTGATGAACGCGACCGGCGACGCACGCTGGTTCGGCTCACCGACCATGGCTTCGAACGCATGGCCAGCTATTTCGAGCGCCTCCGCTTCGAACGGCATCGGAGCGGTCGAACCGCAGCATGACAGCAAGGCGCACCGCGCAGATTGCGAGGGACGCGGGGTTAGCCGATATCCGTCATGCCTCGCATCATCTGATCGATTTTCTTCATGGCGTCGCGTTTGATCTGACAAACACGAGCCGCGCTGACATCAAGCGTCAATCCGATTTCGTGCAGGTTTAGCTCTTCAAAGAAATAGAGCTGCAGCACCATTTGCTCGCGCTCCGACAGGCGGTGGATACAGCGGCGCAGGGCCTTTTCCAGATCCTCCTGCTCCAGCCGTACATCGGCATTGTCCTCATCATCCATCAGCAACAAGTCGCCGCCTTCGACCATTTCCTCGATCGAAGAGGAGCGACCGTGGGTCGCGCTACGCTCCAGCATGAAATATTCCTCGGCCGACATATCCAATGCGGCCGCCATTTCACCTGCACTTGGCGTC
This window harbors:
- a CDS encoding isovaleryl-CoA dehydrogenase — translated: MRATPDFDFALGETADMIRETTARFADEQIAPLAAKTDADDWFPRNELWTQMGALGLHGITVEEEWGGLGLGYLEHVIAVEEVSRASAAIGLSYGAHSNLCVNQIRRWGSAEQKAKYLPKLISGEHVGSLAMSEAGAGSDVVSMKLKAEKKGSGYVLNGTKFWITNAGHADTLVVYAKTSPEAGSRGITAFLIEKDMPGFSIGQKIDKVGMRGSPTAELVFTDCEVSEEQVMGPENGGVGVLMSGLDYERVVLAGLQLGIMQACLDTVIPYVRERKQFGKPIGSFQLMQAKIADMYVMLQSARSYVYNVAKACDAGQTTRFDAAGAILLASESAVKVAGEAIQALGGAGYTKDWPVERYWRDAKLLDIGAGTNEIRRMLIGRELIGAGA
- a CDS encoding LysR family transcriptional regulator, whose translation is MIKRSHIHAFLAVVEAGSFTHAATRVRVTQPTLSAAIADLERLVGAILFIRNRRQVRLTEAGGRFLPIARELERGFRSADAFGRDGGDDWPTLKLGAIRSVSGEMLQSLAEKLADDFGIELIEGSDSELRAALGNGRIHAALTLLRPGEAGPQIKPLIAEPYVMLVAAGHRLAGGGEVAPDELAAETMIARRSCELLDVTSRFFTRHGVRPRFALRSESDDRCLRMVAAGVGITTAPLSLAIDGTVAVRVRGYDYSRHLGLLIDPNWLSETEGGARLEKFQTAWLAALSSLELRKTNGL
- a CDS encoding response regulator transcription factor, which encodes MQGDPDNQGDLLSAVQIETLRHVFEHKNSKQIARIMGVSPHTVDERIRRSLKKLNVSNRVEAAKLLAARGIFDHVTPYQPLTYQSLELGGSTNPVDPTARRGSLRRIFDIGAPFPTASQPANRHGLMERIIWPILIALATILAFSALYSILIGLGRVLA
- a CDS encoding MarR family winged helix-turn-helix transcriptional regulator, with amino-acid sequence MTQFSRNTALEPQVEQLDSLRARREAVAEAVAEARLIGSIPTDPLCNNLIDQLSLCIEMRRLRKSHFGPIALTGPTWDMMLDLMLAVSRDRDLSASDLATGANVPLSSGLRMIATLEQANLVRRFIDERDRRRTLVRLTDHGFERMASYFERLRFERHRSGRTAA
- a CDS encoding sigma-70 family RNA polymerase sigma factor, with translation MRIEPAEQFVGVSPRPPRPHGYGDSVERLVEEYAPLVRKIAWQVFSRVSRSSELDDLIQTGLIALIEASRQYEERGFAFATYATTRIRGAMIDQLRREADVGRSAMNASKRIQAVRHQLQQQLMRTPSAGEMAAALDMSAEEYFMLERSATHGRSSSIEEMVEGGDLLLMDDEDNADVRLEQEDLEKALRRCIHRLSEREQMVLQLYFFEELNLHEIGLTLDVSAARVCQIKRDAMKKIDQMMRGMTDIG